From one Rattus rattus isolate New Zealand chromosome 15, Rrattus_CSIRO_v1, whole genome shotgun sequence genomic stretch:
- the LOC116884747 gene encoding N-chimaerin-like, translating into MGTFRLNSMCAAPPRCRLPSAAGARSAGQHGSTMALTLFDTDEYRPPVRKSYLYQLQQEAPHPRRITCTCKVENRPKYYGREFHGMISREETDQLLSVAEGSYLIRESQRQPGMYTLALRFESQTRNFRLYYDGKHFVGDKRFESIHDLVTDGLNTLYIETKTAEYIAKMMINPIYEHIGYTTLHRGPAYKQHMAVLKKTHDKKEATGQNEVSNKRLTSLVRRATLKENEQIPKYEKVHNFKVRMFRGSHWCEYCANFMWGLIAQRVKCADCGLNVHKQCSKMVPNDCKPDLKHVKKVYSCDLTTLVKAHITKRPMVVDMCIREIESRGLKSEGLYRVSGFSDLIEDVKMAFDRDGEKADISVNMYEDINIITGALKLYFKDLPIPLITYDAYPKFIESVKIMDPDEQLETLHEALRFLPPAHCETLRYLMAHLKRVTLHEKENLMSAENLGIVFGPTLMRSPELDPMAALTDIRYQRLVVELLIKNEDIFNLEF; encoded by the coding sequence ATGGGAACTTTTCGTTTAAATTCTATGTGTGCCGCCCCGCCGAGGTGCCGTCTGCCTTCTGCTGCGGGAGCTAGGAGCGCCGGGCAGCACGGCTCCACCATGGCCCTGACCCTGTTCGATACAGATGAATATAGACCTCCTGTTCGGAAATCTTACTTATACCAGCTGCAGCAGGAAGCCCCTCACCCTCGAAGGATCACCTGCACTTGCAAGGTAGAAAACAGACCAAAATATTATGGAAGAGAGTTTCATGGTATGATCTCTAGAGAAGAAACTGACCAGCTCCTGAGTGTGGCTGAGGGGAGCTACCTCATCCGTGAGAGCCAGCGGCAACCTGGAATGTACACTTTGGCTTTAAGATTTGAAAGTCAGACTAGAAACTTCAGGCTGTACTATGATGGAAAGCACTTTGTTGGGGACAAACGCTTTGAGTCCATCCACGATCTGGTGACTGATGGCTTGAATACTCTCTATATTGAAACCAAGACAGCAGAATACATTGCCAAGATGATGATAAACCCAATTTATGAGCACATAGGATACACAACCTTACACAGAGGGCCAGCATACAAACAGCACATGGCAGTCCTGAAAAAGACACACGATAAGAAAGAGGCTACAGGCCAGAATGAGGTATCAAACAAAAGGTTGACATCACTTGTTAGAAGAGCAActctgaaagaaaatgaacaaattccAAAATATGAGAAGGTTCACAATTTCAAGGTTCGTATGTTCCGAGGGTCACACTGGTGTGAATATTGTGCCAACTTCATGTGGGGCCTCATTGCTCAGAGAGTGAAATGTGCAGATTGTGGGTTGAATGTTCACAAGCAGTGTTCCAAGATGGTCCCCAATGACTGTAAGCCAGACCTGAAGCACGTGAAGAAGGTGTACAGCTGTGACCTAACAACGCTCGTGAAAGCTCACATCACCAAGCGGCCAATGGTGGTAGACATGTGCATCAGGGAGATTGAGTCCAGAGGTCTGAAATCTGAAGGACTCTACCGAGTGTCGGGATTTAGTGACCTAATTGAAGATGTCAAGATGGCTTTTGATAGAGACGGTGAAAAGGCAGATATTTCTGTGAACATGTATGAGGACATCAACATTATCACTGGGGCACTTAAACTGTACTTCAAGGACCTGCCAATTCCCCTCATCACCTACGATGCCTACCCCAAGTTCATAGAGTCTGTCAAAATTATGGACCCTGATGAGCAATTGGAGACCCTTCATGAAGCACTCAGATTTCTGCCGCCCGCCCACTGCGAGACGCTCCGGTACCTCATGGCACACCTCAAGAGAGTGACCCTTCACGAGAAGGAGAATCTGATGAGTGCAGAGAACCTTGGTATTGTGTTTGGTCCAACCCTCATGAGATCACCAGAGTTAGACCCCATGGCCGCCCTGACTGACATACGCTATCAGAGACTGGTGGTGGAGCTGCTTAtcaaaaatgaagacatttttaatttagagttttga
- the Socs6 gene encoding suppressor of cytokine signaling 6, with amino-acid sequence MKKISLKTFRKSFNLSKSKDETEFMVVQPQSLAGDFVKDDSLFGSCYGKDMASCDIGSEDEKGKNRSKSESLMGTLKRRLSAKQKTKGKSGTAPTDEDAFSSASAPGGLKDVRAPRPIRSTSLRSHHYSPTPWPLRPTSSEETCIKMEMRVKALVHAASPGPVNGVRKELRELQPKELRDLQPRELLQPRELRDLQPEPRPESRCSPSSPGELSLHLEEHVPVVIGLMSQDYLQYTVPLDDGMCPLEGPRSCCLDTSSPMEVSAVPLPGASGTFSEDDSHVDQDLVVGPEILVDSSVNNLLIGTTGVMLQSPRGGHDDAPPLSPLLPPMQNNPIQRNFSGLSGPDLHMAESVRCHLNFDPNSAPGVARVYDSVQSSGPMVVTSLTEELKKLAKQGWYWGPITRWEAEGKLSNVPDGSFLVRDSSDDRYLLSLSFRSHGKTLHTRIEHSNGRFSFYEQPDVEGHTSIVDLIEHSIRDSENGAFCYSRSRLPGSATYPVRLTNPVSRFMQVRSLQYLCRFVIRQYTRIDLIQKLPLPNKMKDYLQEKHY; translated from the coding sequence ATGAAGAAAATCAGTCTGAAGACCTTCAGGAAATCTTTCAATCTGAGTAAAAGCAAAGACGAAACTGAGTTCATGGTGGTTCAGCCCCAGTCCCTTGCTGGTGACTTCGTAAAAGATGACTCTTTATTCGGGAGCTGCTACGGCAAAGACATGGCCAGCTGCGACATTGGCAGTGAGGACGAGAAAGGGAAGAACAGGTCCAAAAGCGAGAGCCTGATGGGCACTTTGAAGAGGCGGTTGTCCGCCAAGCAGAAGACCAAGGGCAAGAGTGGCACTGCGCCCACAGATGAGGatgccttctcctcagcttcagCTCCTGGTGGCCTCAAGGATGTGCGTGCTCCAAGGCCCATCCGTTCCACATCACTGCGAAGCCACCATTATAGCCCCACACCCTGGCCGCTGCGTCCCACTAGCTCGGAGGAGACATGCATCAAGATGGAGATGCGAGTGAAGGCACTGGTGCATGCTGCCAGCCCAGGACCAGTCAACGGTGTGCGCAAGGAGCTTCGGGAGCTGCAGCCTAAGGAGCTGCGTGACCTGCAACCCAGGGAGCTACTGCAGCCCAGGGAGCTGCGAGACCTGCAGCCAGAGCCGCGCCCTGAGTCCCGCTGCAGCCCCAGCTCGCCCGGGGAGCTGAGCCTCCACCTGGAGGAACACGTGCCTGTAGTAATCGGACTCATGTCTCAGGACTACCTTCAGTACACCGTGCCTTTAGACGACGGGATGTGCCCACTCGAAGGGCCGCGCAGCTGCTGCCTGGATACGTCTTCTCCCATGGAGGTGTCAGCCGTACCCCTGCCAGGGGCGAGTGGGACCTTCTCCGAAGACGACAGTCACGTGGACCAGGACCTGGTTGTAGGCCCAGAGATCCTTGTGGATTCATCGGTGAACAACTTATTGATTGGCACCACAGGAGTCATGTTGCAGAGCCCTAGAGGAGGTCATGATGATGCCCCTCCCCTCTCACCGTTGCTACCTCCAATGCAGAATAACCCAATCCAAAGGAACTTCAGCGGCCTCTCAGGCCCAGACTTGCACATGGCCGAAAGTGTTCGCTGTCATTTGAATTTCGATCCCAACTCTGCACCTGGGGTTGCTAGAGTTTATGACTCGGTGCAAAGTAGTGGCCCAATGGTTGTTACAAGTCTTACGGAGGAGCTGAAGAAGCTTGCAAAACAGGGGTGGTACTGGGGCCCCATCACacgctgggaggcagaggggaagttGTCAAATGTGCCAGATGGTTCTTTTCTTGTCCGGGATAGTTCTGATGACCGTTACCTTTTAAGCTTGAGCTTCCGCTCCCATGGTAAAACACTTCACACTAGAATTGAGCACTCAAATGGTAGGTTCAGCTTTTATGAACAGCCAGATGTGGAAGGGCATACATCTATAGTTGACTTAATCGAGCATTCAATCAGGGACTCTGAAAATGGAGCATTTTGTTATTCAAGGTCTCGGTTACCTGGATCAGCAACTTACCCAGTCAGACTGACCAATCCAGTGTCACGGTTCATGCAGGTGCGCTCTCTGCAGTATCTGTGCCGCTTTGTTATACGTCAGTACACCAGAATAGACTTAATTCAGAAACTGCCTTTGCCAAACAAAATGAAGGATTATTTGCAGGAGAAGCACTACTGA